In one window of Limnohabitans sp. MORI2 DNA:
- a CDS encoding HNH endonuclease signature motif containing protein, with product MSRLKLTRDKIYKTVSRQLHGVVPCWVCGEHVAHADATLEHIQPLSEGGNSHQENLAISHDRCNNLRHAKTKA from the coding sequence TTGAGTCGGCTCAAGCTCACCCGCGACAAGATCTATAAAACGGTCTCACGCCAATTGCATGGTGTGGTGCCGTGTTGGGTCTGCGGGGAGCATGTGGCGCATGCCGATGCCACGCTAGAACACATTCAGCCGCTCAGCGAGGGCGGCAATAGCCATCAAGAAAATTTGGCCATCAGCCATGACCGCTGCAACAACCTGCGGCATGCCAAAACCAAGGCTTGA
- a CDS encoding lipocalin family protein yields MSLKHISLAVVLTVSALGAYAQATAAATTLPPVNTIDSLNVSRYMGTWYEIAKFPNRFQTKCVANTRAQYLAQTDGSVQVLNSCMTGDGSTIDALGKAHQVGPATSPKLQVRFAPAWLSWLPMVWGDYWVIDLDTDYQLAAVSDAKREYLWVLSRTPQVSPKAYDALLLRLKAQHFDVQKLEQTPQR; encoded by the coding sequence ATGTCGCTCAAACACATCAGCTTAGCCGTCGTTTTGACGGTGTCCGCATTGGGTGCATATGCACAAGCCACTGCAGCGGCCACGACCTTACCGCCTGTCAATACCATTGATTCGCTGAACGTGTCGCGCTACATGGGCACTTGGTATGAAATTGCCAAATTTCCCAATCGTTTTCAAACCAAATGCGTGGCGAATACACGCGCCCAATATTTGGCTCAAACCGATGGATCCGTACAGGTGCTCAACAGCTGCATGACGGGTGATGGCAGCACCATCGACGCGCTAGGCAAAGCACATCAAGTCGGCCCAGCCACATCACCCAAACTGCAAGTGCGATTTGCGCCTGCATGGTTGAGTTGGTTACCGATGGTATGGGGCGATTACTGGGTGATAGACCTCGATACAGACTACCAACTAGCAGCCGTGAGTGACGCCAAACGCGAGTACCTGTGGGTGTTGTCGCGCACGCCACAGGTGAGCCCCAAAGCATATGACGCTTTGCTGTTGCGCCTCAAAGCGCAACACTTTGACGTGCAAAAACTCGAACAAACACCTCAACGCTAG
- a CDS encoding YggT family protein: MLIQIFSLILHFIVGLVAGTCLLRMYMHLQRINLSSSGGNPLAPFVFSITNWIVLPVRRFVPAIGRLDTASLVAAYAVLLAKHSLLWIMAGASAHWLSLVTNAGFELVSVILSSMMWMVIGYALISWFIAASDVRYFFAQLVEPLLRPIRRVLPQMGAVDLSPIALMLLIQIAEIVLHNVQMQVVF; the protein is encoded by the coding sequence ATGTTGATACAAATTTTCTCTTTGATCCTGCATTTCATCGTGGGCCTGGTGGCTGGCACCTGTTTGCTACGTATGTACATGCATTTGCAGCGCATCAACCTGTCGTCCAGCGGCGGTAACCCTCTTGCACCCTTTGTGTTCAGCATCACCAACTGGATTGTGTTGCCGGTGCGCCGCTTTGTGCCGGCCATTGGCCGCTTGGACACAGCCAGCTTGGTCGCCGCGTATGCGGTGCTGCTGGCCAAGCACTCGTTGCTGTGGATCATGGCGGGTGCGAGCGCTCATTGGTTGAGTTTGGTGACCAACGCAGGCTTTGAGCTAGTGAGCGTCATTCTGTCGAGCATGATGTGGATGGTCATCGGCTACGCGCTGATCTCTTGGTTCATCGCTGCATCGGATGTGCGCTACTTTTTCGCTCAGTTGGTCGAACCATTGCTGCGCCCCATTCGCCGCGTATTGCCACAAATGGGCGCTGTGGATTTGTCGCCCATCGCGTTGATGTTGTTGATTCAAATCGCTGAAATCGTGCTGCACAACGTGCAGATGCAAGTGGTTTTCTGA
- a CDS encoding TIGR00645 family protein: MKPIPPLPRFIFASRWLQLPLYLGLIAAQAVYVFHFWVELVHLIEAAFGSQAALDALVTSIGYKNGMTLTHLSESITMLVVLGLIDVVMISNLLIMVIVGGYETFVSRMYLENHPDQPEWLSHVNASILKVKLGMAIIGISSIHLLKTFINAANYDEKVLMWQTIIHITFLLSALAIALTDKISHAAHTSHAPSSH; encoded by the coding sequence ATGAAGCCAATTCCTCCTTTGCCTCGATTTATTTTTGCCAGTCGTTGGTTGCAACTGCCTTTGTATTTAGGCCTTATTGCGGCACAGGCGGTGTACGTCTTTCATTTTTGGGTGGAGCTGGTGCATTTGATTGAGGCTGCATTTGGCAGCCAGGCTGCGCTAGATGCGTTGGTGACCAGCATTGGCTACAAAAACGGCATGACACTCACACATCTGAGTGAGTCCATCACCATGTTGGTGGTGCTCGGTCTGATAGACGTCGTGATGATCTCTAACTTGCTCATCATGGTCATCGTCGGTGGCTACGAAACTTTTGTTTCACGCATGTACCTTGAAAACCATCCAGACCAACCTGAGTGGCTCAGCCATGTGAATGCGTCGATTTTGAAGGTCAAGTTGGGCATGGCCATCATTGGCATCTCGTCCATCCACTTGCTCAAGACCTTCATCAATGCGGCCAATTACGACGAGAAAGTGTTGATGTGGCAAACCATCATTCACATCACCTTCTTGCTCAGCGCTTTGGCCATTGCATTGACTGACAAGATCTCGCACGCAGCTCACACCTCGCACGCGCCTTCTTCACACTAA